AAATAAGATACTTTATCAGCATtcactgagcttcacacttgctcagagccgtctctgcatacagcagATTTGTATGGgggagtaaactcgccttcgaaaaaaggtgtcagtaacCCTTTAAACTGTACAGTATGCAGAGTCCAACCTGTTTATGAATCCTGATGATTGTGATATAGGCACTCATAAGATGCTGTAATTTGCAACCCTGCTACGGCACAGAACAGGTTTGGTTGTcatccgccgtggtggtctagtggttgtggtgcttgagtgccgatccgaaggttgcgggatcgaatcccagccgcggcggtcacatcacgatggaggcgaaatgctagaggcccgtgtgcttagatttgggtgcacattaaagaacccaaggtggtcgaaatttctggggcCCTcgactatggcgtctctcataatcatatcatggttttgggacataaaaccccagaaattattagaTTTAGTTGTTGTGCGGCTGCCATTAGCCTGACGAATAGTAGGCACTGTAGTACAAGAGGGGGAAAGATTACCTAATAGATGGAATTTCACTGAAGGACCAATTTTCTTGGACCAACAGGCCAGTGTCTCAGCTGACCTCTGTGATGCAGGACATAGATGGCTGTGAAAAGTGTGGCAGGTACCGGTTATGCTGTGGTATGTTGTGGCTGTACCATCGCGTTCCTCATGGGTCTTGTATGCCACAGAGCCATTCTCAGAGTACAACGGGAAACGCTTTTGCCAAAGGCCGCATCACATACCAGACTTGCTCACATCCactcttaaccctttgaggtgccTTGTACACATTTGTGTACACAACACGTTTGTGTTAGGAAAACTAACACAGGTTGGCCTGCTGGGCGATCCAAGATGCGCACCACCGATCTAAGATGTCCATGTTAGCTATGTCGACTAGTcactaagaaagagcaagatacattgaggcTTGGATGGGCTGAACCTCCCGTGTAATAGATGCATATTCATTTAACTTAATTTCACAGTGTACTGTTTGCACATGATCATTTTGCTGAAGGCGCTACCATGTTCAATGAATCGTTCGACATGCCGTCCTCCACGAGCCATGTCAAAAGtgtcatttttctttgctcagaaTGAATATAAGCAGAAATGAAATAGGACTTGAGAATTTTTACTGTAATGCACACAAATCAAACTTTCACGAGATTATTTTTGTCGAGATTAAAGTAGTGCCTTTGAATAGTGTTGTGCAAATATGATGGACTTTCAGTTCTTGACAAGgtgcgcctgaaagggttaactCTTCTTTCGTCACCTTTCAAGAAACATGCTCCTATTGTGCACCGTTTAATTTACCTCTGGTTTTGTAAAGTGGAAGTGTGCTTGGTGTACTTTTCAGAGACTTTTCTTTTAGGTTCTGAATGTCACCTTCGTTACTCGCcataatacactcaaacctccatataacgaacacggatataacaaagtaaatgaagaatagtcttgtcataaatacagtgttacaaataaacgtttataacgaattttcggatataacaatgTTATTTTCGtgacagatgtgactttgttatgacgaggtttgagtgtatacgtCACATGGCAAAACGATGCACCATTTGCAGAGTTTGAAGAATATGCCAGATGCAATTAAATCGCACTCGAAATGGGAGTGGGAAAAGACTTGATACAATTATTTGACACACAGATGATGCGAGTGATTCTGTCCTgtacaaacagaaaaaaagctgGAACTTTTGGGTACACAATGACATTACACACTGCCACACAAAGAAATTAAAATACCGAGCACAGAACTTGTACTTGCTTGACATTTTGCACAGAACTCattgtacagccgtcagcacgcttaataCGGacgctcgctccgcagcgtggcctgaaACAGTtacgcgacgccagcgccgcgtacctttgggttctgttgccgagatgttaccaataCATGCAGACATACTATCCAAGTACAACAGCGCGCAGCACTTTGTGGCTGgaatcagtcaaaccagtccaggccacgctgcggagcgttcatGTTAAGCGTGCTGACATCTGTACTCGTAGCACAAACACCAGCGTTGGTGTTGCCTTGATCTCTTGTGTGTGTGCACGGCTACATTCTTCTATCATGCATCGTTGCACACAGTGGTGTCAAAGTGGGAGGTGTGAAACCTAAAAGATTAAGAGAAGTTTGCAGTTTCGTGAAAAAAGTATTTATTGGTGTATACAGAGTAAATAACAACAACAGTAAACTTTATATAATGAGCAGGTGGAGATGTGTCTGGTCGCAGACATCTCCTCCAACGTTGAACAGTGGGCCGCCAAGTAGCCCAAGGACAAGCCATCAGTGAGATCGGCAAAACTTGGCGAGCATGGCTTTCTGTACACGCACTAGTTTTAATTTAACGGGCCCAGTGCATCACTTCTCGTTGGAAGATTCAGCTTCTGTGCAGAGCCGGAGGTACTTTTTCATCATGGCATCTAAGAAGCAAGAGGAACGATTACATAATTAGATCAAGATTTAATGAAGACATTGTACTTTGGCAGTAAATGGCAACTGAGATGCAACTGTGCATTTGGAGACTACTGTTGTTGCAACATGTGTGACGACCCTATGTGCACTACTGCAATGCGATTAGTCTCGcatttttaaccctttccctacagAGCTGTTTGGCCCAGAACTATACAAAAATAcaaattttctttttattcaccTATTTTATTCATGTGCCTTGAAACAACTCAAAGAACTATTTAAAGGTGTtttattcgcaagatacaagcaaaatatttttttggaAATATGCAAAGGGTTGGCTCCACAGCACTGCACCACAGAAAGTGCCCTAACCTCTCCAGTCTTTGATGCAGAAAATGGTGctttaaaatttaaaaaatgcgcAGGGGCAGCGGAGCCTGTGGAAGAAAGCATTGGACGCGTCTGTGGAGATTTGCTAGCATCCATCAGCATAACCTTTGTTCCAATGGGTTTAGAGCATCAAAGCACATGCAATATTTTGCATTTTAAGAACTACGACTATACTAGAAacataattgcatatttgaaatcagtacAGAAATACACATAAGTTCACAATTCATAAAAATcgatgaagaaataataaaaggaAAGGATGCTTAAGTACGACGTCgctattatataaaaaaaaaggaagttactTTTACGCGCCCCTACGACACGGTACGAGTGAGAGTGCGCACGAAGGCTCAAAAGCCTGCGACCCATGATGAAAGATCGTGGCAAAGAAGAGCTAAAAGAATGGCCACAATTCGTGAAATTCAATCTTACTTATTTGCTGGTAACATGCTCATGACAGCTCCGAAATGCATGGCGTCAAAAAGTCTGCCACACTCACCCGGTCCCTTGCGCATCCTCACGGCGTCGTTCAGGTAGAGCCGCGCAACTCTGTAGTTGCCCATGTTGTAGTGTGCTACGGCCTTGCGAAACACCGCCTTGACGTTGTTGGGCTGAAGACGCAAAGCACTGTTGCAGTACTGCACAACCCGGTCGTAGTCGCACTTTGGCTGTTTCAGCAGGCATgctgtaaagaagaaaaaaagttgcaagGGTCATGAACCACACAAGGCTTGACGAGACGACACATCCCGTGGATAGCAGGCACTGCtacgaacagctcagccaaatcttgcagtcatgcgTGGCAAGGAGTGTTtagaaggagagcgcaaagatgccattttctcaggcactCTTTTCATAAAGAGGCCTGCGCTCACTCTGTTCGGAGCTGCCGGCACCCGCTGTTTGATGTCGAACAGCGGGTAGCGTGCTACTGGCTAATAGGCGGCATTAATCAAGAGTGGCGTTTGAATCGGACGTGCTTCTTGCCCTGAGGTGCTGGCACTGAGCTCCATAGTCAGCTatcattacacagtgagccacattAGTGCACAGGAATCAACGGGACAGAGCGATCGTGTTTCGTCACGCACACTCGTCATAACGCGCGCCGACGTAACTTTTCCCTCCCCGTGCCATCCATGCCTGTGTTGCTTCCAGTGCACTCAAGACTCAAGAGAAAGCCCTTAAAGCATGCTACAAGCCCTCTCTTGTTCTTGACATATTCGAGGAATTTTTGTGACAATTGATTTGCAAGGCAATGGATAtcttgcatgtgacgtcatggacgcagcttctatATGTACTGGCACTCCACTACGATAGCTTTGATGTTAAACGAgttgcggttaacctgcttcaatgcGATCACATCGCGACAGGGATACCTCTGTGTgtgaataatgaaagaacctgTATGTGATGCTTTGACAAGATTAATGCGACATCGCAAATGTTGCGTCCCCCCATGCTGGAGCTCCAACGAAGCTGTTTCAGCgacatcaatgcaagccatccattaaaggccaactccggcgatttttcgaggtcgatggatctcaatgaaattcgctgggtacgttcatttgcacgtttccgtcgtttatgccaaattacaggcttgagacatgcgcagattgtttgcaaatgaattttaaagattgtctggaaacgccctcctggcttcccacaattattggcaacattgcgtctgtgacgtcagtattgggaaggcggcggaagtgacgcagccgagggcaccgctaatttcggcgcttcggccactacagcgagcgtctgctgtgcacaaggcgacagacagcgttggtttggccggcgcttcgctggtcgtcccggctgtcacagttttcatactcggcgccagcgtgaccggcatgccttgcacgacttcctgttcgttcgtaacaacatctacgtcatacgtagacagcacactcggttgggtttcggtttcggtgttgcgcttttttgcctatttaaaattattcttcaatttgccgagtatttctgctatcgggcccgtaacaggagcgtctcaggaacataaaagcaccattactttgacatggccaaaaaatcgccggagttggcctttaactcccgatactgaggtcattcgatgattactttgaATAGGTTCGTGACCCCTTTAATGGGCACACTGGACGTGCTTGCGAAGAGGTGGTTGTAGTGGAAGAGGAAAAAATTTTACCAGCGAGATTGTTGTAGCATTCAGCTTGCACCTTGTCCACCTCATCCTGAGTCTCTTTGTCCAGTCCCGGGCCACCTGGACCCAATTGAGGCATGTCGTATCGGGCCTGACAGGCCTTGAGGTGCAGCAGGCCCTGGTGGTACTTTCGGATGGCTGGCTTTATCTGTCCATCATTGTAGAGAGCGTTGCCTTCCTgtacatgtgaaaaaaaaaaaaaaaagattgtgttTGACCTTTGGTACAATCTCTCTCACATGAGGTTTCATCACATGCCAGCAATGTAGATACAGAATTCTTTTCATGGCAGTGCACAGATTTGCCACACTGaacagaaaaggggggggggtgcaggtgACGTGGTATTCAGCAAGTCCACATGGACTGTTTCAGCATGCTCAGATTGGCTCTACCTGAAGAGCCAGCAGACTGGCACCTATCGCGATTGCCAGATCCAATCCCTATGCAATCTAAATGGATAGTCAGCATAGTGggctattgcaaaaaaaaactcCACACCTTATACAACTGTCTTCCCAACAACACTGTACTCTGCTACGGAGCACAGCAGTGTTCTCCATCATATCAACCCTGagcattcttaaaaaaaaaaatgtgcatagTTCGGGTGCACATCAAGtcgccccaggtggtcaaaatttcatcCAGAGTCCctcactacagcatgcctcataactGTATAATTAAATTTTGAGGGTTTGTGCTGAAAGCATGCTTGCTCTCTCATCAAAGCTAACCTACTGTCACATTTCACAGTGTTGGTTGTGTCATCACTATGAATAGATTacaaaggaaaacaaaacaatGTCCTGTCTTTAGGTGTTCTACAAAAATTGGCAAGTCATGGTTGGGTGTGGTTAACGCACCAGCTGTGGCGAAGGATATTCAGGGGAAAAGCTGCACCTTAACAAGGCTTTGACACACTAGTATATATTGTACAGATGATGAAAGTCCGTGCATGCCAGAAATGGGGTGCGCGCTAACTCCAGATGGCCAGTCATCATATGCGGCGATATGAGCGAGATATATCCTCGCACCATGACGACACGATTTCATATCTACAGCTTATATGACTCAACA
The nucleotide sequence above comes from Rhipicephalus sanguineus isolate Rsan-2018 chromosome 8, BIME_Rsan_1.4, whole genome shotgun sequence. Encoded proteins:
- the LOC119401488 gene encoding tetratricopeptide repeat protein 9C, encoding MAETIMFAQKVVEMPARTPNKPPVRRASIETIVENLEQAKICKQEGNALYNDGQIKPAIRKYHQGLLHLKACQARYDMPQLGPGGPGLDKETQDEVDKVQAECYNNLAACLLKQPKCDYDRVVQYCNSALRLQPNNVKAVFRKAVAHYNMGNYRVARLYLNDAVRMRKGPDAMMKKYLRLCTEAESSNEK